The DNA segment ttttttattggacTCTTTGGGGccacagaattttttctcctggcagccatgtcctatgaccgctatgtggccatctgtaagcCCCTGCATTACATGAGCATCATGAACAGCAGAGTCTGTACCATCCTTGTCCTCTGCTGCTGGGTCTCTGGGTTGATGATCATCATCACACCGCTAGGTATGGGTCTCCGGctggaattctgtgactctaATATCATTGACCATTTTGGCTGTGATGCGTCTCCTCTTTTTAAGAtttcatgctcagatacatggttcaTAGAACAGGTCGTTATAATCTGTGCAGTACTGACATTCATCATTACACTGATAGGCGTTGTTCTTTCATACATATACATCATCAGGACAATTCTAAGATTCCCTTCTGAGTCACAAAGAAAGAAAGCCTTTTCTACCTGTTCATCTCACATGATTGttgtttccatcacctatggaagCTGTATTTTCATCTACATCAAGCCTTCAGCCAAAGAAGAGGTAGACATCAATAAAGGGGTATCCCTGCTCACTACATCTGTTGCCCCTTTGTTGAACCCCTTCATTTATACTTTGAGAAACAAGCAAGTGAAACAAGCTTTCAGTGACACAATCAAAAAAATTGCATTTATCTCACACAAATAAGAGCACACTCTATTTGAAAagtcaaatgaaaacaatagattCATTCCTTAACATTTTTTCTCAAAGGCCTAACTAGTTCCATAAGGTTAACCTTCAAGTAACCCTTCAAAGCTTGATTGTGAACCTACTTGGAGGTTCTTACTCTCTTCAGTATCAATGAAAATTTCCCCTATCATTAAAAGAATGTGTTCAAGGAAACAAAATCTTCCTTAATCTCTCACTAAGCATTTCTAATATTATTCTTTAAGAAATTTATAACATGTTAAATATAGTATCTAtgatttttggaaaaataattttgtgaaaCTCCTTTAATTCACATGTTCAAAGAAACCTTTGTATTAGGAAGAAATATTTCATAGTTGTTTTAAGGTATTAataaaactgactttttaaaaaagtagtcaAAATAGACATAtcaagtaaaatgaaaacttattgTAAGCAGCATTATAAATCAAATACCAAGCATCTGGGAAAAATTATGATCATATTTTCTATATTTGCAATCAGTGGAAAAATGTGAACCCTCAAAGAACATCCTGGTATCCTATTAAATGCAGTAGAATAGGAACCTTGGACCAGATCTAGAATGTCACAATAAGATGACATTTTACTTAAGATTAGAGAAGTGCCTACTTTTCAAACATAGTCTGTTGTCATTTAGACACAGCCATGTCTATTGCCCCACAATTTAGTTCTTTCTCCTTGTGAAGTTATAATACGAAGACATAAATCCTTCTAGGTTTTCTTCTTTCATCTAGGTGACTATCACCTAAccattctgttcatttttatcGAAATGTATttggcatataacattgtgtaaactCAAGATGTACaatatgttgatttgatacatttatatattgtcatATGATTGCTATTGTAGTGATAATTACCACctctatcacatcacataattatcattcttCTTAGTGTTGGATAATCAGgattttaaatattctgttctAAATTGTGTGATTCTTTTGTTTATTCACTAAATAAGTCCCCCTGGCTCTATTATCAATGGAGAATGCAGAATAATCCATAGCTTGCAAAATCATATCATGTTGCCCATCAAGCTTGGGAGCACATCACATTCATCCCCATTTATGCTGtaattatttcatttcagattGACATCCATTTGTTAATAACAAGATAATACTTCCCTAAGCGGTAATAGGTAGACCATCCAAGGACTACAGATCCTTAGAGAAATTTGGTTGCATGTATATCAATGGGGAGATATACACCCTTTTTATGAGTGTTGTAGAGGAGCATTTAGGATTTTTCTTTACTACCATGTACTGGATATTTGGTTTGGTTACAAATATagggagaaagaggcagaaaagtATGCAGAGGCTTGTGAAAATTTCTGGAGCTTAAAATTTAAGCAACTTAAGTCAGCCACAAGAAAATTACACTTTGATCAATGAAATGTTTAccataaaaataagtatatatgaTCATTGTTatttcagtaataaaatttttctctttaacaGTATATTATTatgcttttttggtatcattaatatacacttacatgaacaacattgtggttactagattccccccattatcaagtccccaccacataccccattacagtcactgtctatcaccatagtaagatactatagagtcactacttgtcttctctgtgttataccgccctccccgtgccccaccccaaaGTTAtatgtgctaatagtaatgccccttattctccttctccctcccttcccacgcatcctccccagtccctttatttttggtaactgttggtccattcttgggttctgtgagtctgctgctgttttgttccttcagattttgctttgttcttagactccagagatgagtgaaatcacttgatacttatctttctctgcctggttcatTTCAACGagcatataccctctagctccatccatgttgttgcaaatggtaggatttgttttcttcttatggctgaataatattccattatgtatatgtaccacatcttctttactcattcatctactgatggacacttaagttgcttccatttcttggctattgtaaatagtgctgcgataaacataggggtgcatatgtctttttgaaactgggatcctgcattcttagggtaaattcctaggagtggaattcctggatcaaatggtacttctatttttagttttttgaggaacctctatattgctttctacaaaggTTGaacttacatccccaccagcagtgtaggagggttcacctttttccacatcctcgccagcatatgttgttgtttgtcttttggatggtgtccatcctaactggtgtgaagtgatatctcattgtggttttaatttgcatttctctgataattagcaatgtggagcatcttttcatatgcctgttggccatccaaatttcttctttggagaagtatctgttcagatcctttgcctataATTATGCTTTTTACAAGAAATCTCAATATGCACAACATTAAAACTTGTCTGAACATTTGAGTATTTTACAAATAGATGATAGGTGACAAAATATCTAGTGTTTTATGACAAATAACTAAACTTGAACACACAAGTAAACAAATTTTGTATAACATTTAGAGTGACTTCAgaaacaaaaattgaaggaaaacaaTCTTTGACCCAAAACATATCTTAAATGTTGAACTATTCTCATTCATCATCGCTTAGCCAAACATTCAATATTGTACAGAAGTGCTAGAAATAGGATTGATAAGATTATTTTTTTGAAATGTGCATGTGTGCTCAGGGGGTGTACTAAGTTTCTTCACTGGTGTAGTAGCTTTCTTATTCCTTCAACCATTTTCCAGCTAGAACAGAGAATACAACAATAAATAAagactattaaaaataatttacacagggaatgcaaggatggtacaacattcaaaaatccatcaacatcatccaccatatcaacaaaaaggacaaaaaccatatgatcatctccatagacactgaaaaattcaacatccattcatgataaaactctcaacaaaatgggtagagaaggcaagtacctcaacataataaaggccatataaaacaaacccacagtcaacatcatacttaacagccagaagctgaaagcttttcctctaagatcaggaataagacagggatgccc comes from the Manis pentadactyla isolate mManPen7 chromosome 10, mManPen7.hap1, whole genome shotgun sequence genome and includes:
- the LOC130679079 gene encoding olfactory receptor 6C2-like, giving the protein MRNHTAITIFILLGLTEDPQVQVLIFIFLFLTYMLSITGNLTIIILTLLDSHLKTPMYFFLRNFSTLEISFTTVCIPRFLYSMSTGDNTITYNACASQIFFIGLFGATEFFLLAAMSYDRYVAICKPLHYMSIMNSRVCTILVLCCWVSGLMIIITPLGMGLRLEFCDSNIIDHFGCDASPLFKISCSDTWFIEQVVIICAVLTFIITLIGVVLSYIYIIRTILRFPSESQRKKAFSTCSSHMIVVSITYGSCIFIYIKPSAKEEVDINKGVSLLTTSVAPLLNPFIYTLRNKQVKQAFSDTIKKIAFISHK